Part of the Enterobacter pseudoroggenkampii genome, AGGCGGGGTTATGGCTGGACGACTGCCAGGTTATTGACTATCGCGTTGTGAAAATGCCTGTCGTTAAGGGCGGAAAATTAGAACTCACCATTACTGAGCTGGAGACCGCATGAACCTTGAAAACACCCTCAAATATCACTTTGCCAAATCGACAATGATTAGCGACTCTCCGCGCGCTTCGGCGTCAGACTTATTAACCGGAACGGATATCATGGCTGCGATGGGCATGACGCAGGAACGGGCAGCATTGGGTTACAGCGCTTTTCTCGGGAAGATGGGTATCAGCAAGAATGACCGGGAGAGGGCGATCGAATTGCTGGCCCAGTATGCGCTGACCAGGTGCGATCGGGTTGCTGCACTGCGCAAACTGGGTGCCGGGGTTAAGCCACTGGTGATGCATCAGCTGGCCACCTTCGCGTTCGAGGACTATTCCCGCAGCGCCGCCAGCGTGAAGCAGTGCGATGGCTGCAATGGGGAAGGGTTTATCGACGCTGAGGTTTTCAGCATGAAGTCTCATACTCCGGCAAAAGAGAAGAAGTTCGTGAAGATGTCTTTGCACATGGGCGCGGAGAATAATCGTCCTTCTGAGTATGAGGTGCATAGACAGGTCAGGGAGGTAGCGCGCGTTCTTTGCCCTCGGTGTAAGGGGAAGAAGGTAGT contains:
- a CDS encoding antitermination protein encodes the protein MNLENTLKYHFAKSTMISDSPRASASDLLTGTDIMAAMGMTQERAALGYSAFLGKMGISKNDRERAIELLAQYALTRCDRVAALRKLGAGVKPLVMHQLATFAFEDYSRSAASVKQCDGCNGEGFIDAEVFSMKSHTPAKEKKFVKMSLHMGAENNRPSEYEVHRQVREVARVLCPRCKGKKVVSCACKDCHGRGKAVSQTLKEQQGVPVLADCKRCSGRGFERIPSTEAYAAVCQITDAISLDTWKKSVKPFYDQLITKFDIEEAWADAQLKQITK